cctttttcctcGCAGTTCTCTCTCTCGGCTTAGTCCTGAGTCCTGCCATATGATATGAATCATGGCCAGGAGCAGAGCAAGGGAATTTCCGACTGCCAAGTGGGTGGGTTGCGGTGGTAGTTCTCTCCCACATTTCCACCCACTCTCAGCCAAACAGTCTGGCGTGCCAAAGCAACAAATGTCTTTCAGCCACATTTCATTTCGCTGGAGAGTGTGATACAGCTGTGCGCTTAAACTTAAGAGAGAAGTCAAGTTCGAAAACCAAATTCGCAAATTCTCTTAGTTGTGagtcaaaaaaattgaaactcGTTTCGCACTGTTTGGGCGTTTTTCAGCCCGGTTTAAACTCCAAAAATAATTGAGCCAAGGGCGGGCTGGTTATGCTATTGcaatataccaaaaaaaaaaactaaaaaatgtttacaagtGTTTGCTGAATGAAAAGCGAAACTTGATTGGCTGGCAAGTTGCTAAAAATCGTGTGGACGACGATGGAAATTCACTAATTGACAGCGATATCCAAGCACCATATGCACACATAGAACTTTTCattgcttttcattattttgcCGGAGCTCATTAATCTTGTGGAATGGTTTGCGAAAACAGTGCTTTGGAGGGGAATTCCAATCAGACAGTAAATCATCGATTTGCACTGGGAAGATATTAGGTTTAATGGGTAGAAGGGTCACAGCTGtgtgaaataaattaaaatcatggGATATTCGGTGATGGAAAGAATCAAAGAGATTCGAcatgttaaaataattatacaaattttggtAATACCACATTTAAGATGCTGGCACTTATTTTCAAGCCTATATGAAATATCTTTACcttatcaaaaaaacaaatttttatttgagatctttaaaaaggcaataaaaacagaattagtagttgtaatttaatttccaagGCAATCAATCATTTAAATCCCTACCATCTTATTTAGAATAATGATTAAAAGTGTATGATGCTAGCGTTAATAATAACTGAGAAAAGTAGCTGGCGGCTATGGCAGAATTATTGGAAAACAATTAAGCGAAAATCCGAGCTCCATCCGCTGTTGGCCATGTCTAAGCCGcaaaagatacaaaaacacacaagTATATATACGTGAATGCTAGTTTGAGGCATGGGTTGTGTGGAAAGGTCAGTTATGGCTTAAAGGCTTACGATTGCTTTGACACACGCTTTGAGttgcttttaattgtttggcaCATGCCGTGGGTGGCTTTGAATAGAAAAATAGTTGACTTTGGAGCAACAGCGGTTGCATTTTTATCTCTTTGGTTTTCTGGCATACGGAAAACTGCAACTGGTTTTGATTGGCTAAGCCTGGCAACTGTTGCAATTTATTTGTCGATTCaggaaatttgtttataaacgTTTTGCATAAagcaaacatatatatatatattatgcgATAAGATTACTATAAACGCAAGAGAaaatttattatcaaaataaaaaagtaagttatgtaacttaaatattaaatatttaagttctAAGGTAAGACATTTTAtcacatacatatatcaaaACACACATTGactattaaaaaagtattattatcatttattatattatgatattatattatatttgtctGATAATTAATTGTTATGTATTATACGGCTACCATATTTAAGCTCCATTCGTTAGCAAGTGCACACACCAGTGCCAGCGTTGCCATATTAGTAAGTATCACAACCATGCCAAATGTATGTAAAAACAATGTAGAATACATGTAGGGAGAATGTAATATTAttgtatattttcaaaaatttggcaatctagttttaaaaatataactaagatattaaatatgcttaaaatataaatttatataacagatgtaattatttacaaaactcAACTACAAATCCTAGGATTAACAAGCCCAATCAATAATACCAACAGAATGCATAAAGGCCCATTGTTAGCCAATATCTTCGTATTTAGGGTTTTCCCCTTATTAAACCTCTTTTTAACCacttaactaaataaaatatgtttcaaaTGCGTCACACGAGCGTTAATGTGAAAGGACgttcaaacaaattgaatacCCCAAAAATTTTCGGTTCATTTGACCCATCTCGACACCCAACCCCTAGCGAGGGTCGACTAAAAAAAGTgtcgaaaaaaaattgggcCCAAATAAAGCGTATCAAAACGAGGCAGCCGAGGGTCAGTTTGTCATTGAACAGTCGAGTGGTCAACAGACAGGTGGAAATGCCCGGTCAGGAAACAATTTTAGTCCCCGGGCCTTGGTTCACTGAATTTCGgattgaattaataaaaacaatttccagGCATTATGTTGTGGTGCGTCGGATTTGAGAGGGAGTTGAGtgcgaaatttattttcaatttgtgcGTGGCGCTGtggtttttcaaaattatacaaatgcgaaaaatttctttaatacaCCCTATGTGTGTTTAAGCAGGGTTCAATAGATTTTTAgatataaatgtaatttatataaaatttattcgCAAGTTTGCCGAgtattatatttgaaaaaaaatttaccctAATAATCAATatcatacaaaaataatatagtttcTAACAATTGGTTTCTGTTCAAGTGAAATTGGTTAAGAAACTATAACGTTATCTGCAAACCAGTCTCTCTGCTGAGAAATGCAATAAACGTTATTTTTCAGTTACCATGTCTGGTAGTAGTGTAAAAACGGCACGCCCGAGCCATAAATCAAATGAGttgaaaaatgctttattaaataaaacggAGGTAGCTGGGATTTCCGATGGCCAGCAAAGTCCGAGCCGGGATGCCAAGGATGCCGCCATATGTGCGTCCAGTTGGCCAACTTCTCATCTCCCCCCTTTTGCAAAACATCCTGTCTGGCTTGCACCTAACTGTCTGCTTTGCCACTTTCGCCACACTTTACTCCTTTTCTGTATCCCTCTGGAAATATTTTTGCGCCCTGCtgcattttgatttacttTCATGGCTAGACAACGCATGTTGAGGCGTCATAAGACCGGTTCACTTGTTGGGCTTCGAGAAATTATGTCCTGCAGGTGTCTGGGCCGCAACTGATTAGCTCCTGCCCCCGAGGACTCACCGGCAGTTGGCAGTCCGTATCCTGTGGAATCCTGTGGCAGTGCCACTGACACTAATGCGACAGGTTGCCAGCCAAGCGACGtgcattaaaattcaattacaaaatattttccaactgCACTACGTGACCGAGGCTCAAAAGTCGCTCCAGGGTCACTCTCTTTTTATTAATGGGCTGGGGTTGGGGGTGGATGGCTGGTCGACGATGCCTTTGAACTTCGCGACAGCTGTTCCTATTTACAAGCGCTCAGCTCGCCCATGCTACTGCATTAATTTCACAGATCAAACGCGCTGACAGAACCGCAAGCTAATGAAAATGTGGAAAGTCCTCTGCCAGTCCTATTTCTACTCAATTTCCCATCCACAGTCCATAAGCGCTTTTTAATGAAATGCGTTGATGTGTGGGCAGCAGCTCCATTCCGACAAGTTCTTGGTGgaatgaaaaaaacaaacttctagaattatattttatgcaGGAACAGCTGCTCTTGTGCACTAATTTGAGACTAATTATCTCGCTAAACTTAGTGTCGgcatatttcaattaaaactagACTGATAAATAACTTTCCTAATAGATCtagaaaatattcaaaatggtTGGACTCTGCAGCAAAttcaaaaatctattttcaaaataaataaagagaaaTATTTCCGTGAAAATATATGGTTTTAGTAAATATGAATCAAGATTGTACATTGAGTCCATTTTGCGGGAATTAATTGAATCTTAAACATATATTGTAGAAGAACAAAAACAGTTCCTAGAAATCATTATCTTCATTGATTATGTGACGGTCCCTGATATTTAACTCCCTTTATAATATTGTttcatattgtttttatacaaaGGGAAAATTACggtataaaattttaactatcaattaaaattcattttgtgagtattttacaagtttattttaattgaccTTGCATCAAAcgagaaaatatataaatatttcttattatatGCTGCTGATAAGAGACAATACTTTCCAAGAAATTAATCCGAATATGATAAGGCAGGCAATTGTACCTCTGAGTATAAATACTGAAGCGTTTGAGTGCAGCATATACAGTTTCGATCGACTCTTACACAATAAAACACAAAGGAACAATATGAGTTCCGCATTTCAACAAAGGTAAGCTTTTCTCAAAGTACTTGTAAGCCCAGTAATTAGGAATATCTTAACTATTTTTAGCTGCCTTGTGATAGTTTTTGGATGCCTTTTGCAAACAGGACAAGCCCAAAGTAATGCTGAATTCACGATTAAAGCTCGACAAATGCTCGCAATCTTTGGTAACCCTTCAGTCGACAGTAACACCAAAAGCCGAAATTTGCCTGCATTGGTGGAGTTCTATGAGAAATACTACAATCGTCTGCAAACAAATCAGGAACGGGCAAATGCCAATAATGTAGTGCAGAGGTATCGGGCACAAAAAGTCCAAACTGTGGATGGAGTTCCCGCTCAGGGAGGATTCTGGCTGGTATTACCTTTGCTTCTTCCCTTTGTAGCCTCAATTGTGGAAGGCATTGCTAGGGCTGTTGCCAATTAAGAGaacatttataaacatatgtatatatatatatatataataaaattaacagctattgcaagaattaaacatttttgaaaacattaaaattatgatttactttcgtatatgtttaaaacattgaagctatgatgatttgcagctcaattatttgatagttattttatatatttttattatttctaagggagctatatgatatagacgtccgattttgataaaatttaaaccataattctgaaatatttaaccattgctatatgtcgaagaactaaacaaaaaattaaaaaacagaaaagttataatttttttcatttatttttccgattgttcctatgagagctatatgatatagtcgtccgactttgatgaaatttaatccgtaaatcggaaatatttaaccattactaaatgtcgaagaactaaacaaaaaaataaaaaacagaaaagttataattttttttcatttatttttccgattgttcctatgggagctatatgctatagtcgtccgatccggctcgttccgacttatatactacctgcaatagaaagacaacttttgtaaaatatagttaaaataaacttgaacTTATTGACGAAAATTTCTGAGAAATTCCTAAACCAAATTGTAAGAGTGTCTTTAAATTTTCCGATTCTTTTCTAAACAAAGAGGCTCAAGTGGGTTGGCCATGGATGGCTGAATATGTATCTATGGGGATTTTCTGCTAGAGTGGTAGTCAATACCTGTGCGAGGAGCGTTTCCTGTTGACAGGTGAGCATTGTCGATTGTCAAGTCGCCTGCCGTTGACAATTTGTAAATGACATTTGACATGCCGCAGCAGGAGTGTGGTCCTGGAAACCTGGAGCCTGAAAACCTGGCAGTCGACATCGAGTggattttatgcaaattggcGAATTTGAGCTGGGGATCTGGGCTCGCCCTGGTGAAGTGGATACTCTTGTGTATCCTGCAGGAAGTTGTTAAGCCAGTCAAGTGGCTGCCATCGCAATTAACTGCTTCACAGGCTGATGAGAGGCCCTCGACTGAACGCCAGTTATGTTTAGTATGTGCCCCTGACACCAAAAGTGTGTCCAAATTGTGCGTGGCGCTCTGGCAAGAAAAACTTGTTAGAATAAAACTGAAGCCAGCTGAGTGAAATGACACCCGAAACCATTGAAGTGCACTGAGGCCTGAAGACAAAGTCGTAGCCGACCAGGCAATTCTTCCATTTAAATTCCGCTTTATTGCCCCCGCAAAAAGCGACAAAAGAGCCACGCCACATTTACACAACGCAACAGCGGGGCTCATCTTCTTGGAAAGACCAGCGATACCAGGCGATAACCAGGCGATACTCGAGCAACGGCAGTTTCTGGTTGACTCATTGACTCATTGGTGTCAGTGAAGGCGACTCTGCCATAAGAGGCACATTTCGGATGAGTCATGGCAACTGGCGAGAAAGTGAGTGCTGTCTAAAAGAACCACATAGCCAATCAAGGCTTATTACAATTAGGTTGTTGGCAGGAAGGAAAACGAAGAAAGGtatgtgtttttaaatatcaagAAATTGCATAGCACTGTAGCATAAGTTGCTATTCATAGTTTATAATCTAATGCAAAAAGTACATCACTATCTAATTTTTgttcacaataaaaaataaagttgcagacgaaaaaaaaaatattatttttagggtgggatattcaaaacaaatatctagattcttacatttaaaatgggtTTGGGCATTTAAAACAGTGTATTAGCTATTCAAAAACCCCATCATTcgaaattaatacaaatagtAATAGGAAAGTCTGCTACTCACCGTTCTTCGATGGTGGTGGGCAGTTGGGTGCGTGCCCGCATCATGCTGAGGAAGTGTTTGCCGTGGGAGATGCCTCCGCCGGCGGAGCTGCTCGGTCCGCCGAGTCCACTGCTGCCCTCCGAAAGATATCCGTTGTCGATGTCATGGAACCGCGATGCCCCCGGGGAGCTGACCACGCGCAGGGCATCGCCATCACTGCAGTAGCCCTGGCCAATGTCCGACTCGCAGAAGTCCAGATACGACTGGTGCGGGTGATGTGGGtttgggtggtggtggtggccacCGCGTGCTCCCCTCGTGGGCAGCGTCACGTGCGAGTTGTAGCCCCTGAGCAGCGGCCGCATGGGCAGAACGGAGCTGCCATGCGGACGAAGGTGGCGCTGGGggcagctgctcctccttgGACTCATAGATGGTGCCCACAATCTTCGAGGGTATCGTGTGGAACTTGCTCGGCGAAGCGGTGGGTGTGTTGGGGGCCGAGTTGACCAGCGGTCGGGGCAAACCCTGTcgttgctgctggtggtgcggCGGCGAGGCCAGGATATGTGGTCCGGCATTGTACTCCAGCTTCCGGGGTGCACTGAGAGCGGACTTTGGCGGCGCTAAGCGACTGCTGCCGTATATACTGGGAGTACTGGGCTCACTCAGATACCCATGCGATGATATGTGGCTCGGTGGCTGGCTATTCGCATAGTAGGGCGGTGGAGGTGGTGACGTCGTCTGGAGGATATGTGTGCTGCCGGGTGGCTCCACCACCGCTGGCTGTGGTATGGATATGTTCGAGGATATGTCGCTGGTTTCACGTTTGATTAGCTGCGGCGTTTGCTGCGGCTCTGCAGTGGGCGCACCGCCACCCAAAGAGGGCAGCTTGCTGGTGCCCTTGATGGCGGCTATGGGCTTGGGCAGACCCGCACCACTGGGACTCTGGAGCAGCTGGGGCGCCTTCAGGGAGCTCTTCGAGTCCGACTTGGAGTGCAGCGAGGACTTGGAGGCGGTTTTGGGTGTATTCTTCTCTGCAGCCCCAGCAACTACTCCTCGGGCCAGCGAGGACTTGCCCATTCTGCCCATGGTTGAGCTGCGCGACTCATTGCCCGACTCCTCCTTGTTCAGCGACCTCGCCGGACTCTTCTCCTTCTTGTCCAGCTTGGCCGCCTTGTTGGACTGCTCCTTCTTCTGTTGGGCAGCCAGCAGCTTGGACTGCTTCGTCTTGGGCTGCGGCTTCTGGGCACTCACACTGATGCTGGGTGGCTTTAGCTGCGAACCATGGCCATCATTGAGACTCAAGCTGGAGTCGGATCGCTCCGAACGGGCGGAGCTGAAgcccgaggaggaggaggtgcgCTTCGACTGGATCTGGGACTTGctggccaccgccgccgcGTTCACCGCATTCTGCTGCTTCTCCTTGTTGAACAGCTTCAGCTTGTCCAGCATCGAGTGCTTCTGTGGAGCGGTCTGCGGACTGCTCGGCGAGGGAATGCCGCTCTGGTGGCTACTCTTCACGCTCGGCGGTCGCAGGCTGCAAGGATAACATCATAGTTAGTTACAGTTtataaagctaaaaaaaacaaaaaccacactaaatacataaaataattaaattgtggCATACACTTGCAAAGTACTCCAAGTATGATTATATGATTTTACGGACATTATTAAGTTCATGagtagtttaaaattttatttaataaattgtagtCCATAATTCCTTGATTTTTCTAAGTTTTACATTTTGGGCGTATGATTTCATTTAAGAACcaacaatatttttgataagcaaaaaccatttctttagtatttaattagtaactataaaaattttcattttataaatttctcaCTCCTCGTTAAATAAAAAGGGAATGAACTGATAAACAagttaaataagaaatattctGTATTGCCTATTACTGGAATAAACGTAGTAAATCATCCATTGCGGCTTTTAGTTATTTCAATATGAAATTGTTATATGATTTAACTGTTCCATTTTTTCTATGAGTTTACACTTTAGTTGGTTTGTACCTTGgtaaatttattacatttacaaaaaaaatttattattataataaataccgATTAATGTGGAGTGTTGCTTACCTGTTATTATTGCCGCTCTTGAGACTCTGGATGGTGTGATTGCTGGTGGGCGGACTGTTTGGACGGCTCGAATTGAAATCACTTCCGCTCTTTCCCAGGCCCGGTatcgctaaaaaaaaaacaagagcaaAGTCAAGGTTTACAGATTGCTTTAAGAAACTGCAAGTCCACTCGATCTTCGGCGCCCACTTAACCGAAAGAGTCAGCCTATAAATCAATGCAAAAGGGCAATGCGGACgttaaagttaattaattgCCTTGCGTGAGGCTGATAACAGATTGGGTGGAGTCTCTGCTTCGAGATTTATGCCTGCGCCGAGACCAGCCAAATATTTGGAATATAAATCATTAAGGAGAGTGTAAATGTTCTATAAATATGCCCACAGACCGTGACTCAAGCACAACAAAGCGTTTTGTGCGGCACTCATTTACAAATTGGGTCAAA
This genomic stretch from Drosophila gunungcola strain Sukarami unplaced genomic scaffold, Dgunungcola_SK_2 000001F, whole genome shotgun sequence harbors:
- the LOC128262929 gene encoding protein Turandot F, whose translation is MSSAFQQSCLVIVFGCLLQTGQAQSNAEFTIKARQMLAIFGNPSVDSNTKSRNLPALVEFYEKYYNRLQTNQERANANNVVQRYRAQKVQTVDGVPAQGGFWLVLPLLLPFVASIVEGIARAVAN